A single region of the Bos mutus isolate GX-2022 chromosome 17, NWIPB_WYAK_1.1, whole genome shotgun sequence genome encodes:
- the GUCY1B1 gene encoding guanylate cyclase soluble subunit beta-1 isoform X2: MFGKMFFVFCQESGYDTILRVLGSNVREFLQNLDALHDHLATIYPGMRAPSFRCTDAEKGKGLILHYYSEREGLQDIVIGIIKTVAQQIHGTEIDMKVIQQRNEECDHTQFLIEEKESKEEDFYEDLDRFEENGTQESRISPYTFCKAFPFHIIFDRDLVVTQCGNAIYRVLPQLQPGNCSLLSVFSLVRPHIDISFHGILSHINTVFVLRSKEGLLDVEKSECEDELTGTEISCLRLKGQMIYLPEADSILFLCSPSVMNLDDLTRRGLYLSDIPLHDATRDLVLLGEQFREEYKLTQELEILTDRLQLTLRALEDEKKKTDTLLYSVLPPSVANELRHKRPVPAKRYDNVTILFSGIVGFNAFCSKHASGEGAMKIVNLLNDLYTRFDTLTDSRKNPFVYKVETVGDKYMTVSGLPEPCIHHARSICHLALDMMEIAGQVQVDGESVQITIGIHTGEVVTGVIGQRMPRYCLFGNTVNLTSRTETTGEKGKINVSEYTYRCLMTPENSDPQFHLEHRGPVSMKGKKEPMQVWFLSRKNTGTEETEQDEN, translated from the exons AACCTTGATGCTCTGCATGACCACCTTGCTACCATCTACCCAGGCATGCGGGCACCTTCCTTCCGGTGCACTGATGCGGAGAAGGGCAAAGGACTCATCCTGCACTACTACTCAGAGAGAGAAGGGCTGCAGGATATTGTCATCGGAATCATCAAGACAGTAGCTCAGCAGATACATGGCACTGAAATTGACATGAAG GTTATtcaacaaagaaatgaagaatgtgATCATACTCAATTTTTGATTGAAGAAAAAGAGTCAAAAGAAGAGGATTTTTATGAAGATCTTGACAGATTTGAAGAAAACGGTACCCAGGAATCACGCATCAGCCCGTATACGTTCTGCAAAGCCTTTCCCTTTCACATCATATTTGACAGGGATCTTGTGGTCACTCAGTGTGGCAATGCCATCTACAGAGTCCTTCCCCAG CTCCAGCCTGGGAACTGCAGCCTCCTGTCTGTCTTCTCCCTGGTCCGTCCTCACATTGACATCAGTTTCCATGGAATCCTCTCACACATCAATACAGTCTTCGTGTTGAGAAGCAAG gaaGGGTTGTTGGATGTAGAGAAATCAGAGTGTGAGGATGAGCTGACGGGCACTGAAATCAGCTGCTTACGGCTCAAGGGTCAGATGATCTACTTGCCCGAAGCAGACAGCATACTTTTCCTGTGCTCACCAAG TGTCATGAACCTGGACGACCTGACCCGGCGAGGGCTGTACCTGAGTGACATCCCTCTGCACGATGCCACTCGGGACCTCGTGCTCCTGGGAGAGCAGTTCAGAGAGGAGTACAAGCTGACCCAGGAACTGGAAATCCTCACAGACAGGCTGCAGCTCACGTTACGAGCCCtggaagatgaaaagaaaaagacgGACAC GTTGCTGTATTCTGTGCTTCCTCCATCTGTGGCCAACGAGCTGAGGCACAAGCGTCCGGTGCCCGCAAAGAGATATGACAACGTGACTATCCTCTTCAGCGGCATTGTGGGCTTCAATGCTTTCTGCAGCAAGCACGCGTCTGGGGAAGGGGCCATGAAGATTGTCAACCTCCTCAATGACCTCTACACTAGATTTGACACTCTGACGGACTCCCGGAAAAATCCATTTGTTTATAAG GTGGAGACTGTCGGGGACAAGTACATGACAGTGAGCGGGCTGCCGGAGCCATGCATCCACCACGCACGGTCCATCTGCCACCTGGCCTTGGATATGATGGAGATTGCTGGCCAGGTCCAAGTAGATGGTGAATCTGTTCAG ATAACAATCGGGATCCACACAGGGGAGGTAGTGACCGGAGTCATAGGACAGAGGATGCCTCGCTACTGTCTTTTTGGAAACACTGTCAACCTCACAAGCCGAACAGAAACCactggagaaaaagggaaaataaatgtgTCTGAATATACATACAG ATGTCTCATGACACCAGAAAATTCAGACCCGCAATTCCATTTGGAGCACAGAGGCCCCGTGTCCATGAAGGGCAAAAAGGAGCCAATGCAAGTTTGGTTTCTATCCAGAAAAAATACAGGAACAGAG